One Centroberyx gerrardi isolate f3 chromosome 6, fCenGer3.hap1.cur.20231027, whole genome shotgun sequence genomic region harbors:
- the ngef gene encoding ephexin-1 gives MAMTALFRGKWGQKSQEPPEKRPAAVVPSSRNEEDDEDDPNLGFSREPIRRNSRFYRSMRKKRLASSDTSPRSGLEPSPSNRAGVSSFNAPSPQARRPPASPQPHHSRAALPSNGEHSSRRSPCSGDAVDRRGGGRGGGGGGGERSADISAASNGQYRGIAADRLTYRTHGIHSRDMESLSERTATACSVQEAGGEARGSQRSSFEVADPDGINLRLVSNGESSQRKIESICHSLNIVKNIAFLYQEYRDTSKQQEIEQRRQRDGLPPGVPAGLGGTSSGGMSPPALQLQLRNSARSLSLWQNLEAVQESGLLTQLLQKEIIMQEAMFELVTSEASYYKSLEVLETHFLRNPVLFNTLSQSDMHFLFSNIEEVMKASERFLMDLENRIEQSIQISDVCDIVHHHAVEHFHVFTTYVINQVYQEKNYRRILEGNQAFREAMAALENQPCVRGLSFTSFLILPFQRITRLKLLVQNILKKAEENTEREANAIKAHQQLEQIVKECNEGVRKMSRTEELISIEKTLEFKSKSVPIISHSRWLLKKGEVQQMAGPKSTRTMRSRKLYHPVYLFLFNNLLLITKRSSSGEKFQVLDSCTRAMLRTEDLEDQGQMLANVFNLKLLENQEERQVNYMLKTTSMSDKLRWMCALTPNRRTRFMSTSTHQSDSPQVQCIQSYSSQEPDELSIEMADVLNLLERTDDGWMMGERLHDGERGWFPSRVVEEIQSKEVRAQNLREAFRIHQTQEVGGGPQPGARIGLRGGRRTAKVSNFFSPSTDQVEDVQ, from the exons ATGGCCATGACTGCCTTGTTCAGGGGCAAGTGGGGGCAGAAGTCACAGGAACCTCCAGAAAAGCGCCCAGCAGCCGTGGTACCATCCAGCCGcaatgaggaagatgatgaggaCGACCCCAATCTTGGGTTCAGCAGGGAGCCCATCCGCAGGAACTCTCGCTTTTACCGTTccatgaggaagaagaggctgGCCTCGTCTGACA cTTCTCCCAGGTCTGGCTTGGAGCCCAGTCCATCCAACAGGGCAGGAGTCTCCTCCTTTAATGCCCCTTCGCCCCAGGCTAGACG CCCACCAGCTTCACCACAACCCCACCATTCCCGAGCTGCGTTGCCAAGCAATGGTGAGCACAGCAGCCGACGCTCACCTTGTAGCGGGGATGCTGtagataggagaggaggaggaagaggaggaggaggaggaggaggagagaggagcgcgGACATATCTGCTGCTTCCAACGGTCAGTACAGAGGGATTGCGGCTGACAGGCTCACTTACCGGACGCACGGCATTCACAGCCGAGACATGGAGAGCCTGTCGGAGCGCACGGCTACCGCCTGCAGCGTGCAGGAGGCCGGGGGAGAAGCCAGGGGCTCGCAGCGCTCCAGCTTTGAGGTGGCAGACCCAGACGGCATCAACCTCAG GTTGGTGAGCAATGGAGAGAGCTCTCAAAGGAAAATAGAGTCAATCTGCCACAGCCTCAACATCGTCAAAAACATTG CCTTCCTGTACCAGGAGTACCGGGACACCTCCAAGCAGCAGGAGATCGAGCAGCGGCGGCAGCGTGATGGCCTCCCGCCTGGGGTCCCGGCGGGGTTAGGGGGGACAAGCTCAGGGGGAATGTCCCCTCCAGCCTTACAGTTGCAGCTGAGGAACAGCGCTCGCTCCCTGAGCTTGTGGCAGAACCTGGAGGCTGTGCAGGAGAGCGGCCTGCTCACCCAGCTACTACAGAAGGAAATCATAATGCAGGAG GCCATGTTTGAGCTGGTGACATCAGAAGCATCCTACTACAAGAGTTTGGAGGTTTTAGAGACTCACTTCCTTCGTAACCCTGTTTTGTTCAACACTCTCAGCCAATCCGACATGCACTTTCTCTTCTCCAACATCGAGGAAGTCATGAAAGCCAGCGAAAG GTTCCTGATGGACCTGGAGAACCGAATTGAGCAGTCCATCCAGATCTCGGACGTATGTGACATTGTCCACCACCACGCTGTGGAGCACTTCCACGTCTTCACAACCTATGTCATCAACCAGGTGTACCAGGAGAAAAACTACCGACGCATTTT AGAGGGAAACCAGGCATTCCGTGAGGCTATGGCTGCACTGGAGAACCAACCCTGTGTCCGAggcctctccttcacctccttcctcatcctccccttCCAGAGGATCACAAGGCTCAAGCTGCTTGTACAG AATATCCTGAAAAAAGCAGAAGAAAACACTGAGCGGGAGGCAAATGCTATAAAAGCACATCAGCAACTGGAGCAG ATTGTAAAAGAGTGCAACGAAGGCGTGAGAAAGATGAGTCGCACTGAGGAGCTCATCAGCATTGAGAAAACATTGGAATTTAAATCCAAG TCTGTACCCATCATTTCCCACTCACGCTGGCTGCTAAAGAAGGGTGAAGTGCAGCAGATGGCTGGACCCAAGAGCACAAGAACCATGCGCAGCCGTAAGCTGTACCACCCAGTCTACTTATTCCTGTTTAACAACCTGCTGCTGATCACCAAGCGCAGCTCCAG TGGGGAGAAGTTCCAGGTTCTCGACTCTTGCACTCGGGCCATGTTGAGGACCGAAGACCTTGAAGACCAGGGCCAAATGCTGGCCAATGTCTTTAACCTGAAGCTTCTGGAAAACCAGGAGGAGCGTCAGGTCAACTACATGCTCAAGACCACCAGCAT GAGTGATAAGCTTCGTTGGATGTGTGCTCTCACTCCGAACCGGCGCACACGCTTTATGTCTACTAGCACCCACCAATCAG ACTCTCCTCAGGTGCAGTGTATTCAGTCATACTCATCTCAAGAGCCAGATGAACTCTCCATTGAGATGGCTGATGTTTTGAACCTGCTGGAGAGAACAGACGATG gCTGGATGATGGGTGAGAGGCTCCATGATGGCGAAAGGGGCTGGTTCCCCAGCCGAGTAGTAGAGGAGATCCAGAGCAAGGAGGTCCGGGCACAGAACCTGAGAGAAGCCTTTAGAATCCACCAGACTCAGGAGGTTGGAGGAGGCCCTCAACCTGGAGCCAGGATTGGCTTAAGGGGGGGCAGGCGCACGGCAAAGGTCTCCAACTTCTTCAGTCCTTCCACAGATCAAGTGGAGGATGTGCAGTGA